A single genomic interval of Helianthus annuus cultivar XRQ/B chromosome 13, HanXRQr2.0-SUNRISE, whole genome shotgun sequence harbors:
- the LOC110902469 gene encoding uncharacterized protein LOC110902469 yields MQRSPSSSSFSMKIKTLIQNLVFSQLIRVTHVLLVKAKTVLIEIAEEARLKNIQILVSLIFKKKRKKNRLYIGSFRFGYNSSPSHFVPQISTYDEFIDYVYYDYSFEEEVKPDSQLSGYLHWLEENTNDTCELIEINEIDDLAERFIANCHEKFALEKQESDRRFQEMMARSL; encoded by the coding sequence ATGCAAAGGTCAccatcttcttcttccttctccatgaaaatcaaaaccctaatccaaAACCTCGTCTTCTCCCAACTAATCCGTGTCACTCATGTTCTCCTCGTAAAAGCTAAAACTGTTCTTATCGAGATCGCGGAAGAAGCGCGTCTTAAAAACATTCAAATCTTGGTGTCTTTAATCTTCAAGAAGAAGAGAAAAAAGAACAGACTGTATATCGGTTCGTTTAGGTTTGGTTATAACTCGAGTCCCTCCCATTTTGTCCCACAAATTTCAACTTATGATGAATTTATCGATTATGTGTACTACGATTATTCTTTTGAAGAGGAGGTGAAACCAGATTCGCAACTCTCGGGGTACCTCCATTGGCTTGAAGAGAACACCAATGATACTTGTGAACTCATCGAGATCAACGAGATTGATGATCTTGCAGAAAGATTTATAGCAAATTGTCATGAGAAGTTTGCATTGGAGAAACAAGAATCTGATAGAAGATTTCAAGAAATGATGGCTAGAAGTTTGTGA